In one window of Saprospiraceae bacterium DNA:
- a CDS encoding transposase, translating to MKHWKPHLKDVHIGLVDATCYESQLRYPTDVKLLWECCEWTYGQMKRICKQSKQRIPRSKFKEQQDKYLSYQKKRKKTYQQAQIRKRALLYLLNKLLSQIEQVYQIASTRDLVLPAAYAKRIQTIQTILSQQQERFETGLPIKDRIVSIAKNYLRPIVRGKETKIVEFGAKVNCVQIDGINFIEYLSFDAFNEGTRLEQSIFLVRKLTGKCTHIAADQIYATNKNRSYCTSQNIKTNFTPKGRPGPLEPQRSQMQSLLSKERATRLEGSFGTEKDHYGLSKIKARTEANEILCIFFGIHTANAVDIGKRILRSRQTKKPA from the coding sequence ATGAAACACTGGAAACCCCATTTAAAGGATGTACATATAGGTTTGGTTGATGCAACATGTTATGAATCGCAACTTCGATATCCAACCGACGTAAAACTATTATGGGAGTGCTGCGAATGGACATATGGTCAAATGAAGAGAATTTGCAAGCAGTCTAAACAGCGAATACCACGGTCAAAATTCAAGGAACAGCAAGATAAGTACCTATCCTATCAGAAGAAACGAAAGAAGACGTATCAGCAAGCTCAAATTAGAAAGCGCGCATTACTTTATCTACTCAATAAGTTATTGAGTCAAATAGAACAAGTTTACCAAATAGCATCCACACGTGATCTTGTTTTACCTGCTGCCTATGCCAAGAGGATTCAAACGATTCAGACTATCCTGAGTCAGCAGCAGGAACGCTTTGAAACTGGATTGCCTATTAAGGACAGGATAGTAAGTATTGCTAAAAATTATCTTCGCCCAATTGTTCGGGGAAAGGAAACCAAGATCGTAGAATTTGGAGCTAAGGTGAACTGTGTTCAGATTGATGGTATCAATTTTATAGAATACCTAAGCTTCGATGCCTTTAATGAAGGCACTCGATTAGAACAAAGTATATTTTTAGTAAGAAAACTCACAGGGAAGTGCACTCACATAGCGGCGGATCAAATCTATGCCACCAATAAAAACAGATCTTATTGTACAAGCCAGAATATTAAAACAAATTTTACACCTAAAGGCAGACCAGGGCCACTAGAACCCCAGCGCAGTCAAATGCAATCCTTACTTTCTAAAGAAAGAGCAACCAGATTAGAAGGTTCATTCGGAACTGAGAAAGATCACTATGGGTTATCAAAAATAAAAGCCAGAACTGAAGCTAATGAAATTCTTTGCATTTTCTTCGGCATCCATACCGCTAATGCAGTAGACATAGGAAAAAGAATACTTAGATCAAGGCAAACAAAAAAGCCTGCGTAA
- a CDS encoding ATP-binding cassette domain-containing protein, which translates to MIAAVNVSLSYGKRTLFDEVNLHFTKGNCYGIIGANGAGKSTFLKILSSEINPTKGHVEITPGERLAVLKQNQFEFDNHSVLNTVLMGHQKLWKLIRDREELYAKPDFSEADGNLAAQLEEEFGELGGYMAESDAAAMLSALGVSEELHSVFMSDIPATLKVRVLLAQALYGNPDILLLDEPTNGLDVETIKWLENFLADYENIVIVVSHDRHFLDAVCTHVVDVDRQKLTIYTGNYTFWYESSQLLSRQISDKNKKIEDRRKELLDFIARFSANASKSKQATSRKKALEKLNIEQLQPSNRKYPGIVFKPEREVGDQILKVDQLSLKLEDKVLFDKIHFTLNKSDKVALLSKDQMAVHAFFDCLAGQRKADSGSIEWGTTISRAYLPVDISAYFSGGEPLIDWLRNYVPPTITDVDEIFLRGYLGRMLFSGDEVLKKCSVMSGGEKVRAMLSMMMLQNPNALLLDEPTNHLDLESIQAFNENMIDFPGIVILSSHDHTFMQSVCNRIIEITPNGCIDKLMSFDEYLESEAIANLREEMYGG; encoded by the coding sequence ATGATTGCAGCAGTGAATGTGAGTTTGTCTTATGGAAAAAGAACCTTGTTCGATGAGGTGAATCTTCATTTTACAAAAGGCAATTGTTATGGAATAATCGGTGCCAATGGTGCAGGAAAAAGTACATTTCTTAAAATACTGAGTAGCGAGATCAATCCAACCAAAGGGCATGTGGAAATTACGCCGGGAGAACGCCTCGCTGTTTTAAAACAAAATCAGTTTGAATTTGATAATCACTCGGTTTTAAATACGGTCCTGATGGGTCATCAAAAATTGTGGAAATTGATTCGCGACCGCGAAGAGCTTTATGCAAAACCAGATTTTTCAGAAGCCGATGGAAATCTGGCAGCACAATTGGAAGAGGAATTCGGAGAACTCGGTGGTTATATGGCGGAAAGCGATGCTGCGGCCATGTTGAGTGCTCTGGGTGTTTCAGAAGAACTGCATTCTGTTTTCATGAGCGATATCCCCGCAACTTTAAAAGTAAGAGTATTGCTGGCTCAGGCTTTATATGGCAATCCGGATATTTTGCTATTGGATGAGCCTACCAATGGATTGGATGTGGAGACGATTAAATGGTTGGAGAATTTTCTTGCCGATTATGAAAATATCGTCATTGTGGTCAGCCACGACAGGCACTTCCTCGATGCGGTCTGCACGCATGTAGTGGATGTGGATCGGCAAAAACTCACTATTTATACAGGCAATTATACGTTCTGGTACGAATCCAGTCAGTTGTTGTCGAGACAAATTTCCGATAAAAATAAAAAGATTGAAGACCGAAGAAAGGAGTTACTCGATTTTATTGCGCGATTTTCGGCCAATGCATCCAAAAGTAAACAAGCCACTTCCCGAAAGAAGGCACTGGAGAAACTCAACATCGAACAGTTGCAACCGTCGAATCGCAAATATCCTGGAATTGTTTTTAAACCGGAACGCGAAGTTGGTGACCAGATCCTTAAAGTCGATCAATTGAGTCTGAAATTGGAGGACAAAGTCTTGTTCGATAAAATTCATTTTACCTTAAACAAGTCTGATAAAGTGGCTTTGTTATCCAAAGATCAAATGGCAGTACATGCATTTTTTGATTGCCTTGCCGGGCAACGCAAAGCCGATTCAGGGAGTATCGAATGGGGAACGACCATTTCAAGAGCTTATCTTCCTGTTGATATCAGTGCTTATTTTTCCGGAGGTGAGCCGTTGATTGATTGGCTCAGAAATTATGTTCCACCGACGATCACCGACGTCGACGAAATATTTTTAAGGGGCTATCTGGGCAGAATGTTGTTTAGTGGAGACGAGGTATTGAAAAAATGCAGCGTCATGAGCGGGGGCGAAAAAGTCAGAGCCATGCTCAGTATGATGATGTTGCAGAATCCTAACGCACTGCTGCTTGACGAGCCCACCAACCATCTCGACCTCGAAAGTATCCAGGCTTTCAATGAAAACATGATAGACTTTCCTGGCATCGTAATTTTGAGTTCCCACGACCATACTTTTATGCAATCGGTTTGCAACCGGATCATCGAAATTACACCCAATGGCTGCATTGACAAACTCATGAGTTTCGATGAATATCTGGAAAGTGAGGCGATCGCGAACTTGAGGGAAGAGATGTACGGAGGATGA